In Candidatus Dadabacteria bacterium, a single window of DNA contains:
- a CDS encoding DUF2075 domain-containing protein yields MMEEARRGWDSDFGKFGAVHHSRILESILRSYPGSSEEEKVSWRRNVPALQREVGEVVEIRTDAGMFTAILEYELPMESRRADVVLLLHDGVAVVELKGKSVPSDADIDQAHAYARDLSCYHRDCHGRQVKAVLVPTRMRGKGRTERGVKVCSPDELDSLITRLGSRNLPESIDAGSFLSADAYRPLPSLVRAARELFLNRRPPQLWCSVANTDSAVRAAREIASHACVTGTCRLVLLTGVPGAGKTLVGLRLAHMPGLEDLAQGNRGVPAVFLSGNGPLVEVLQYVLRSAGGSGKTFVRPIREYVRRYSGKSDLIPPEHVMIFDEAQRAHDRERVADVHKVGFSKARSEPEHFIEFAERVPKWSVVVGLIGSGQEIHVGEEGGLGLWAEALLQSDRKNEWVVHGPPQMRRFFEGLPFQASADLSLDETIRSHFASRLHEFVGKLVKTPPEPRDELRRIADVLKEEGHDLRTTRDLDQAKRYLRERYGNYPEARFGLMASSRDKVLTGFGIPNDYQSTKRIKFGPWYNDDEDAPGSMSCRHLRDCITEFGAQGLELDAVLLAWGADFVLENGRWSSAGARGYKKGGKSRVHDPHQLRANAYRVLLTRGRDAHVVFVPECSYLDETWNFLRASGFRELAEPA; encoded by the coding sequence GCTATCCCGGGTCCTCCGAGGAGGAGAAAGTTTCTTGGAGGCGGAACGTGCCCGCGCTGCAGCGGGAAGTCGGGGAGGTCGTCGAAATTCGCACTGACGCCGGCATGTTCACGGCGATTCTTGAGTATGAACTTCCGATGGAATCGCGCCGCGCCGATGTGGTGCTGCTGCTCCATGACGGAGTGGCGGTAGTCGAACTCAAGGGAAAGAGTGTTCCTTCCGATGCGGACATTGATCAGGCTCACGCCTACGCGCGGGATCTCTCCTGCTACCACAGGGACTGCCACGGCCGCCAGGTGAAAGCGGTGCTGGTGCCAACCCGGATGCGGGGAAAAGGAAGGACGGAACGTGGCGTCAAGGTATGCTCGCCGGATGAACTCGATTCCCTGATCACCCGGCTCGGGTCGAGAAACCTCCCGGAGTCGATAGATGCTGGGAGTTTCCTGAGCGCGGACGCATACCGGCCGCTTCCGTCGCTTGTGCGAGCCGCCCGGGAACTTTTTCTGAACAGACGGCCTCCGCAACTCTGGTGCTCAGTGGCCAATACTGATAGCGCGGTGCGCGCGGCGCGGGAAATCGCCTCCCACGCCTGCGTGACGGGAACGTGTCGGCTGGTCCTGCTGACGGGCGTGCCCGGCGCGGGCAAAACCCTCGTGGGGCTTCGGCTCGCTCACATGCCCGGTCTTGAAGATCTGGCGCAGGGAAACCGGGGTGTCCCGGCCGTATTCCTCTCCGGCAATGGTCCGCTCGTCGAGGTCCTGCAATACGTTCTTCGCTCTGCCGGGGGAAGCGGAAAGACCTTCGTCCGCCCGATCCGGGAGTATGTAAGGCGTTACAGCGGCAAAAGCGACCTTATCCCGCCTGAACATGTAATGATCTTCGACGAAGCGCAACGGGCCCACGACCGGGAGCGAGTGGCCGATGTGCATAAGGTTGGCTTTTCCAAGGCGCGTTCGGAACCGGAACATTTCATTGAGTTTGCGGAGCGGGTTCCGAAGTGGTCAGTCGTAGTTGGTCTGATCGGAAGCGGTCAGGAAATCCATGTGGGAGAGGAAGGAGGCCTCGGCCTTTGGGCGGAAGCGCTACTCCAGAGCGACCGGAAGAACGAGTGGGTCGTGCACGGGCCACCGCAAATGCGTCGGTTTTTCGAAGGACTGCCGTTTCAGGCTTCAGCGGATTTAAGCCTTGACGAGACGATCCGGTCACACTTCGCGTCCCGGCTGCACGAGTTTGTCGGGAAGCTGGTGAAGACTCCGCCTGAGCCGCGCGACGAACTGCGGCGGATTGCGGATGTGCTCAAGGAGGAAGGTCACGACCTGCGGACCACGCGCGACCTGGATCAGGCGAAGCGCTATCTTCGCGAGCGCTACGGGAATTATCCGGAGGCGCGGTTTGGGCTGATGGCTTCAAGTCGCGACAAGGTCCTTACCGGTTTCGGCATCCCCAATGACTACCAGTCGACCAAGCGAATCAAGTTCGGACCATGGTACAATGACGACGAAGATGCACCCGGCTCAATGTCATGTCGGCATCTTCGGGACTGCATTACGGAATTCGGAGCCCAGGGTCTTGAACTCGACGCGGTTCTTTTGGCTTGGGGGGCGGATTTCGTGCTGGAGAACGGGAGGTGGTCAAGTGCCGGGGCCAGAGGTTACAAAAAGGGCGGAAAGTCCAGGGTTCACGATCCGCACCAGCTTCGCGCCAACGCCTACCGCGTGCTTCTGACACGGGGGCGGGACGCTCATGTGGTTTTCGTTCCCGAGTGTTCGTACCTTGATGAAACCTGGAATTTTCTTCGCGCGAGCGGTTTCAGGGAACTTGCTGAACCCGCATAG